TCCGGTTTTCCTTCCCTTTAGAAAATCGCCTGATGATGTTTGCTTGGTGGGTCGCCCAACCCGCCGAGGATTGCCGTGCCTGGCAGGGGGCGCGAAAGCACAGCTCGAGAGTGAGCTGGCTTTTGGAGCCGGTACGGTACAGGCGAGTTGCTAGGACAAGATTAGCGACGTGTTAGAACTCGATGAGGATCTGCGGCGTGGTCCGGCGCGCCGTCCCATCGTCACTGGGCGGCGCGGCGCTCGATGGCTCGCTGTGATTTCTTGCCATTCTCATCATTCGCTAATCGTCTCCTAATCTAGGACCGCTACGCTCCTGCCAGCACGCGGCGACCGCGAAGCGACCGTTCGACTCGCCCAGCGAGACGTTTTTCTGCGCAACAAATCGTTGCCAGAAATGTTGCCAGCGATCGCGGCAAACAATCATCGCGGTGCAACGCGTCCGTTTTGTTGATCTGTAAGTTCTGGTTTCAATAACTCCAGAGGAGCAAGCTCATGAAGGTACAACTTGGTAGAGTTTTCTTGATCGCCATCGGCGGTCTTCTGGCGATATCGGCCCATGGGCGCGTGCAAGCCGCCTCGATGGCCATCACGGAATGGGCGTACGCCGCCAACGCGCCCGGCGGTGAGTACGTCGAGTTCACGAACGTCTCGAACGCGCCGATCGACATGACCAACTGGTCGGAGGATGACAACGACCGTAACGCCGGCAAGCACGATTTCGGCACAACGTTCGGCATCGTGCAGCCGGGCCAGAGCGTCCTCATGACGGAGGTCGCGCCTGCGACATTTCGTTCGGTGTGGAACTTGCCCTCGACGGTCGCCGTTTGGGGACCTTATACCGACGACAACCTCGGCCGCAGCGACGAGATCAATCTGTATGACGCCAGCAACAATCTGGTCGATCGGCTGACGTTCAACGATCAGACGGGGCAGGGTCCGCGGGCGAACAACGTCGGTGCCAATATTCCGCTGGCGGACCTGGGGATGAACAAGGCGTCGAGCGCCGTATTGTCTGTCGTGGGGGACGCCTACGGATCTTACAAGAGCACGGCCGGCGATATCGGCAACCCGGGCATCTACACGCCGTTCCAGGTACCTGAGCCGGCCACGATCACGCTGATCGCGACGGCTGCTTTGATGCTGGTGACGCGTCGTCTTGTCGGCGGCCGCAAGGTGGCCAGCCGTCAAGCGTCGTAGCCTGCCGGGCATCTCGTATTAGGCTCGCTTGATACGACCCCTTTCGGCAATCGTGCCGGAAGGGTTTGTTTCGCGCGCCGCGCACGGCAGGACATTCGCAACATGAGGAAACGCAAGAACGGGCGCCATGGCTCGGAAATCGACTCGGAAAGCCGTGCGGCGAGCCTTGTATCATCCAGCGGCCCCACCTGAGTTCGACGCTTTCTCCACCAGCCGCGGTCGGACCCAGTCAGGGTAGCTCTTTTTTTTTGATTAGTGGGCACGGCGCCATAGCAACAGCGCAAGTCCGCCGAACGCCGCCATGATGGAAGTCGATGGCTCAGGCACCGCAGAGATTCCCCCTGCGCCACCACCAAGGCCACCGCCGCCGATGCCACCTCTTCCAACGCCTATGTCGTGCTGCTGCCAATGCAAGGCGACCGCATTGATATCCAA
Above is a window of Pirellulales bacterium DNA encoding:
- a CDS encoding lamin tail domain-containing protein, with product MKVQLGRVFLIAIGGLLAISAHGRVQAASMAITEWAYAANAPGGEYVEFTNVSNAPIDMTNWSEDDNDRNAGKHDFGTTFGIVQPGQSVLMTEVAPATFRSVWNLPSTVAVWGPYTDDNLGRSDEINLYDASNNLVDRLTFNDQTGQGPRANNVGANIPLADLGMNKASSAVLSVVGDAYGSYKSTAGDIGNPGIYTPFQVPEPATITLIATAALMLVTRRLVGGRKVASRQAS